The following are encoded together in the Syngnathus scovelli strain Florida chromosome 12, RoL_Ssco_1.2, whole genome shotgun sequence genome:
- the mypn gene encoding myopalladin isoform X1, which yields MQENTADPPPSLSQLLRESYLAEARAQQRHSEMSRSDASSSRLQIFGSLKGKAEDPTGLHESQLPDLSAFLSQEELDKSVNLARQAIGHEPRDERVEVKAAVAPNASASIASSTTSSVHLTKTPPVPYVPSAMKPFAPPVDFPATQPKLALDRKPQAASMRQENSMRNNSEGLNHLNKSTRNSPFGAETQSKKEFLNKAADFIEELSSLFKANTSKRIRPRACKAHRSRNQNKSQNDGTIYSDDSDSRERSAMPTDLDEDGPDPDVSHQPEIQLDSGIGHVELEDSRTTEAQQFDSKELEMPESFILTQAQPRADEPSTEPPHFIQKLKSREVLEGSKVQLDCIVRGQPTPEVRWFCEGKELENSPDIQIITNGELHSLIITEAFEEDTGRYSCFASNFYGTDSTSAEIYIEGASSSDSEGELHFDLQGNEPNSKPLSSQIPTEVRDSSTNQTAGEPAEELSTLVNQKLPVPVQTITNSPPSPELSQSSAAYPEETETKDLTEGQLLSGAALLTATPQLLNQPLPNAAQSAQPENQTSSFNLLQGFNGQATMAAPVFTKNLQDLVASEGQLIVLECRVKGVPSPRVDWYKEAKIIEDSPDFRILQKKPRSPTESEEICTLVIAEVFSEDSGMFTCTASNAYGVTSSTATLKVKGNSVNNHAIKPFCTLTVEPTRVQQPSTSDFTIPPVKAQTEIALTNNIKPHSSTIRLDPLVNNTVRLDPLNTSTLRLHPNNSSMLRPDTLRTGLHDLDSNSLSSSPSLNPRSVSTPNLDPLALHQENTGQLAPHPKAFTGLPAVEEEASGPDVSSNHKAGSHHHYLPNPPPNSCLKSGVLTNHKDSRSSSRVGLRVHFKLPEDEEAEPNDTSAPLYEDTSDASVNKGPPPVLAKPKLDPVQLQLLHNQVLMEQQQEDEPQTQSHNQPSFQVKPETSNSHEGSFWSLREKRDSQSSYLNNSSQSTAKSGSPHTMTAPSVSSAPAVNTPLRSFPSTPQVKTTSLATLPPPMPQLNTAPPLSVAPSTQMNTIHASHLNLSTTVVARSTPTPQFSSQPVSNFNSSSINSTAASHHVTSPAAFLRSTHASLMNLTATSQAFNYTRPKEFITAQTFSPVRSPSPTESPVPLLHELAAELNSSLANLPFSPPTRTFPTRVLQSPTSPSFISSPTPGSAPTLNNAYAFRAQSPPQASSPTSGNSSPSPIQNPVAFLSSILPSLSPSQPTNSMGLPKGAPLGLKKKTPKTRLPPTENIRESKEAVLYDLEKKLQCQEDLPIFAYQQKRSIEGKTASRPLVGPNIPATVINYDEEYKVSNFEQRLMSEIEFRLERTPVEESDDDVQHDDVPSGKCIAPIFDKKLKNYKAMEGVPVTFSCKVVGIPVPKVYWFKDGKQILRKNIHYKKIREGDGTCALHIESTTADDDGNYTIMAANPQGRMSCSGHLIIQTGPPRNRLTPINSQRVRTRVQEVEGEQTHERFFRPHFVQAPGDMVAHEGRVCRLDCKVSGLPNPELMWLVNGRPIYPDLYHKMLVRENGVHSLIIDPLTQRDAGTYTCIASNKAGQSSFSLELKVVEKEMKQPPQFVEKLQNMGIPEGNPVRMECRVTGVPHPVIFWKKDNDTLPRTQSRMSMLQDATGYVCLLIQPTTKEDAGWYTVSAKNEAGITACTCRLDIYAQWHQSVPAPMKKTPRGVSRYAALTGQGLDIKSTFPTSETSPFLFSSSPAEAALESEEL from the exons ATGCAAGAAAATACCGCCGACCCACCACCGTCACTGTCTCAGCTCTTAAGGGAGAGCTACCTGGCCGAGGCCCGGGCCCAACAGCGTCACAGCGAAATGAGCCGCTCCGACGCGTCGTCGTCACGCCTTCAGATTTTTGGCTCGCTCAAAGGAAAGGCCGAAGACCCGACGGGGCTCCACGAGAGCCAATTGCCGGACTTGTCGGCGTTCCTCAGCCAAGAAGAGCTGGATAAGAGCGTGAACTTGGCCCGCCAGGCCATCGGACATGAGCCCCGTGACGAGAGGGTAGAGGTCAAAGCCGCCGTGGCTCCAAATGCCTCGGCATCCATTGCTTCATCTACGACGTCCTCGGTTCACCTCACAAAGACCCCTCCGGTTCCTTACGTGCCCTCCGCCATGAAGCCTTTTGCACCGCCAGTCGATTTCCCAGCAACACAACCGAAGCTAGCACTGGACAGAAAGCCACAGGCGGCCTCCATGCGCCAGGAGAACAGCATGAGGAACAATAGCGAAGGTCTAAACCACTTGAACAAGTCAACCAGGAACTCCCCATTTGGGGCGGAGACCCAGTCCAAGAAGGAGTTCCTTAACAAGGCGGCCGACTTCATTGAAGAACTCTCGTCTCTCTTCAAGGCAAACACCTCGAAACGGATACGACCGAGGGCGTGCAAAGCCCATCGGAGTCGGAACCAGAACAAGAGCCAAAACGATGGAACAATTTACTCCGACGACTCAGATAGCAGAGAGCGCTCGGCCATGCCTACAGACCTGGATGAGGACGGGCCAGATCCCGATGTTAGCCACCAGCCAGAGATCCAGCTAGACTCAGGGATTGGTCATGTGGAGTTAGAGGACAGTAGGACTACTGAGGCGCAGCAGTTTGACTCCAAAGAGTTGGAGATGCCCGAAAGCTTCATTTTGACACAAGCTCAGCCGCGTGCAGATGAGCCATCAACTGAGCCACCTCATTTTATCCAAAAACTGAAAAGCAGAGAAGTTCTGGAGGGTAGCAAAGTCCAGTTAGACTGCATTGTCAGAGGACAGCCTACACCTGAAGTCCG GTGGTTCTGTGAGGGCAAGGAGTTGGAGAACAGCCCTGACATCCAGATCATCACCAATGGTGAGCTGCACTCTCTGATCATCACAGAGGCTTTTGAGGAGGACACCGGACGTTACTCCTGCTTCGCATCCAACTTTTACGGAACTGACTCTACCTCAGCTGAGATTTATATCGAAG GTGCATCCTCTTCAGACTCTGAGGGGGAACTACACTTTGA CCTACAGGGCAACGAACCAAACTCCAAACCACTTTCAAGCCAAATCCCCACAGAAGTTAGAGACTCCTCAACAAATCAAACCGCCGGGGAACCAGCAGAGGAGCTCAGCACCCTTGTGAACCAGAAACTCCCAGTTCCTGTCCAGACGATAACCAACTCACCTCCAAGCCCAGAACTTTCTCAATCATCAGCAGCTTACCCAGAAGAGACTGAAACAAAAGACCTCACAGAGGGTCAGTTGCTATCCGGGGCTGCTTTGCTAACAGCCACACCGCAGCTTTTAAACCAGCCGCTCCCCAACGCAGCTCAATCGGCTCAACCTGAG AATCAAACATCTAGCTTCAACCTCCTGCAAGGTTTCAACGGGCAAGCCACCATGGCCGCCCCTGTTTTTACAAAG AATCTGCAAGACCTGGTGGCTTCAGAAGGGCAGCTGATAGTGTTAGAGTGCCGTGTGAAGGGAGTGCCGTCCCCTCGAGTGGACTGGTACAAGGAGGCCAAAATCATTGAAGACTCCCCTGATTTTAGAATCCTTCAGAAAA AGCCCAGGTCTCCAACAGAATCAG AGGAAATATGTACACTGGTCATCGCGGAGGTCTTTAGTGAAGATTCGGGGATGTTTACTTGCACTGCAAGCAACGCTTATGGAGTAACGTCCAGTACCGCAACATTAAAGGTCAAAG gtaaCAGTGTTAACAACCATGCAATTAAACCTTTTTGCACTTTAACTGTGGAGCCCACTCGAGTCCAACAACCTTCCACGTCGGATTTCACCATCCCTCCTGTAAAAGCTCAAACTGAGATTGCCCTGACCAATAACATCAAGCCGCACTCCAGCACCATCCGTCTGGATCCGTTAGTCAATAACACCGTCCGTTTGGACCCCTTAAACACCAGCACCCTTCGTCTGCACCCCAACAACTCCAGCATGCTTCGTCCGGACACCTTGCGTACCGGCCTGCACGATCTGGACTCCAACAGCTTGTCCAGTAGTCCCAGTCTCAACCCTCGCAGTGTTAGCACCCCCAATTTAGACCCGCTCGCACTTCATCAGGAGAACACAGGACAGCTGGCCCCACACCCCAAAGCCTTCACTGGACTACCTGCGGTTGAAGAGGAAGCATCGGGTCCTGACGTCAGTTCCAATCACAAGGCAGGCTCTCACCATCACTATCTCCCCAACCCACCTCCTAACTCCTGCCTCAAGTCAGGGGTCTTGACAAACCACAAAGACTCACGCTCCAGCTCAAGAGTCGGTCTGCGTGTACATTTCAAACTACCTGaggatgaggaggcggagccaaaTGACACATCTGCTCCACTTTATGAAGACACTTCTGATGCATCGGTCAACAAAGGACCGCCGCCAGTGCTGGCAAAACCCAAGCT GGACCCGGTGCAGCTCCAGCTCCTTCACAACCAGGTTCTTATGGAGCAGCAACAGGAGGATGAACCCCAGACCCAAAGCCACAATCAGCCTTCATTCCAGGTTAAGCCAGAGACCTCAAATTCTCACGAAGGTTCATTCTGGTCCCTCAGAGAAAAACGCGATTCGCAGTCTTCCTACCTTAACAACAGCTCGCAGTCGACAGCCAAGTCTGGATCTCCCCACACCATGACGGCACCTTCAGTGAGTTCTGCTCCTGCAGTCAACACTCCTCTACGATCCTTTCCATCCACTCCCCAGGTTAAGACGACCTCCCTGGCGACGTTGCCTCCACCTATGCCGCAGCTAAACACAGCTCCGCCTCTCAGCGTGGCACCTTCGACCCAGATGAACACCATCCATGCCTCCCACCTCAACCTGTCCACGACAGTTGTTGCCAGATCAACACCCACACCGCAGTTTTCTTCCCAGCCGGTGTCAAATTTCAATTCAAGCTCGATAAATTCCACGGCTGCCTCACATCATGTCACGTCTCCGGCTGCTTTTCTGAGAAGCACCCACGCCTCCCTCATGAATCTAACCGCAACCTCACAGGCTTTCAACTATACCCGACCTAAAGAGTTCATCACGGCTCAAACCTTCTCACCCGTCCGGAGTCCCTCTCCAACTGAATCTCCAGTCCCGCTTCTCCACGAACTGGCAGCTGAGCTCAACTCCTCCTTGGCCAATTTGCCATTCTCTCCACCGACCAGGACCTTCCCCACAAGAGTGCTCCAGTCTCCAACGAGCCCATCATTCATATCGTCACCCACGCCGGGCTCAGCGCCAACCTTAAACAACGCGTACGCCTTCAGAGCCCAGTCACCTCCGCAGGCTTCCTCGCCCACCTCTGGCAACTCCTCACCGAGCCCCATCCAAAACCCTGTGGCTTTCCTGAGCTCCATCCTTCCTTCCCTGAGTCCGTCTCAGCCTACCAACTCCATGGGCCTTCCCAAAGGGGCACCTTTAGG GTTGAAAAAGAAGACACCGAAGACGCGGCTCCCGCCAACAGAAAACATTCGCGAGAGCAAAGAAGCCGTTCTTTACGACCTTGAGAAAAAGCTGCAATGTCAAGAAGATCTTCCCATTTTTGCCTATCAGCAG AAGCGGAGTATTGAGGGGAAAACAGCGAGCAGACCCCTTGTTGGACCAAACATTCCAGCTACTGTCATTAACTATGATGAG gagtacAAAGTTTCCAATTTTGAGCAGAGATTAATGAGCGAGATAGAGTTCCGCTTAGAGCGAACACCGGTGGAGGAGTCAGACGATGACGTGCAACACGACGACGTCCCGTCAGGCAAATGTATTGCGCCCATTTTTGACAAAAAACTCAAGAACTACAAGGCCATGGAGGGAGTCCCTGTGACTTTCTCCTGCAAAGTTGTCGGCATCCCCGTACCTAAG GTATACTGGTTCAAGGATGGGAAGCAGATCTTGAGGAAGAATAttcattataaaaaaataagagaagGTGATGGGACGTGTGCTTTACATATAGAGTCCACAACAGCTGATGACGATGGAAACTACACAATCATGGCAGCAAATCCTCAG GGACGAATGAGCTGTTCGGGTCATTTGATAATCCAAACAGGACCACCCCGAAACAGATTGACCCCCATTAACTCTCAGAG GGTACGAACCCGTGTACAGGAAGTTGAGGGAGAGCAAACCCATGAGCGTTTTTTCCGGCCTCACTTTGTACAGGCGCCAGGGGACATGGTTGCCCATGAGGGGAGGGTGTGCAGACTCGACTGTAAG GTGAGTGGTCTGCCCAACCCTGAACTCATGTGGTTGGTCAATGGTAGGCCCATCTATCCAGATCTTTACCATAAGATGCTGGTGCGAGAAAATGGCGTCCACTCTTTGATCATTGACCCCCTGACACAGAGAGATGCTGGCACGTATACCTGCATTGCTAGCAACAAAGCAGGGCAAAGTTCCTTCAGTCTAGAACTCAAAGTTGTGG agAAAGAGATGAAACAACCTCCCCAGTTTGTGGAAAAATTGCAGAACATGGGAATCCCTGAAGGGAACCCTGTCCGGATGGAGTGTCGAGTGACGGGCGTGCCCCACCCGGTTATATTCTGGAAAAAAGACAACGACACCCTTCCCAGGACACAGAGTAGAATGAG
- the mypn gene encoding myopalladin isoform X2, whose product MQENTADPPPSLSQLLRESYLAEARAQQRHSEMSRSDASSSRLQIFGSLKGKAEDPTGLHESQLPDLSAFLSQEELDKSVNLARQAIGHEPRDERVEVKAAVAPNASASIASSTTSSVHLTKTPPVPYVPSAMKPFAPPVDFPATQPKLALDRKPQAASMRQENSMRNNSEGLNHLNKSTRNSPFGAETQSKKEFLNKAADFIEELSSLFKANTSKRIRPRACKAHRSRNQNKSQNDGTIYSDDSDSRERSAMPTDLDEDGPDPDVSHQPEIQLDSGIGHVELEDSRTTEAQQFDSKELEMPESFILTQAQPRADEPSTEPPHFIQKLKSREVLEGSKVQLDCIVRGQPTPEVRWFCEGKELENSPDIQIITNGELHSLIITEAFEEDTGRYSCFASNFYGTDSTSAEIYIEGASSSDSEGELHFDLQGNEPNSKPLSSQIPTEVRDSSTNQTAGEPAEELSTLVNQKLPVPVQTITNSPPSPELSQSSAAYPEETETKDLTEGQLLSGAALLTATPQLLNQPLPNAAQSAQPENQTSSFNLLQGFNGQATMAAPVFTKNLQDLVASEGQLIVLECRVKGVPSPRVDWYKEAKIIEDSPDFRILQKKPRSPTESEEICTLVIAEVFSEDSGMFTCTASNAYGVTSSTATLKVKGNSVNNHAIKPFCTLTVEPTRVQQPSTSDFTIPPVKAQTEIALTNNIKPHSSTIRLDPLVNNTVRLDPLNTSTLRLHPNNSSMLRPDTLRTGLHDLDSNSLSSSPSLNPRSVSTPNLDPLALHQENTGQLAPHPKAFTGLPAVEEEASGPDVSSNHKAGSHHHYLPNPPPNSCLKSGVLTNHKDSRSSSRVGLRVHFKLPEDEEAEPNDTSAPLYEDTSDASVNKGPPPVLAKPKLDPVQLQLLHNQVLMEQQQEDEPQTQSHNQPSFQVKPETSNSHEGSFWSLREKRDSQSSYLNNSSQSTAKSGSPHTMTAPSVSSAPAVNTPLRSFPSTPQVKTTSLATLPPPMPQLNTAPPLSVAPSTQMNTIHASHLNLSTTVVARSTPTPQFSSQPVSNFNSSSINSTAASHHVTSPAAFLRSTHASLMNLTATSQAFNYTRPKEFITAQTFSPVRSPSPTESPVPLLHELAAELNSSLANLPFSPPTRTFPTRVLQSPTSPSFISSPTPGSAPTLNNAYAFRAQSPPQASSPTSGNSSPSPIQNPVAFLSSILPSLSPSQPTNSMGLPKGAPLGLKKKTPKTRLPPTENIRESKEAVLYDLEKKLQCQEDLPIFAYQQEYKVSNFEQRLMSEIEFRLERTPVEESDDDVQHDDVPSGKCIAPIFDKKLKNYKAMEGVPVTFSCKVVGIPVPKVYWFKDGKQILRKNIHYKKIREGDGTCALHIESTTADDDGNYTIMAANPQGRMSCSGHLIIQTGPPRNRLTPINSQRVRTRVQEVEGEQTHERFFRPHFVQAPGDMVAHEGRVCRLDCKVSGLPNPELMWLVNGRPIYPDLYHKMLVRENGVHSLIIDPLTQRDAGTYTCIASNKAGQSSFSLELKVVEKEMKQPPQFVEKLQNMGIPEGNPVRMECRVTGVPHPVIFWKKDNDTLPRTQSRMSMLQDATGYVCLLIQPTTKEDAGWYTVSAKNEAGITACTCRLDIYAQWHQSVPAPMKKTPRGVSRYAALTGQGLDIKSTFPTSETSPFLFSSSPAEAALESEEL is encoded by the exons ATGCAAGAAAATACCGCCGACCCACCACCGTCACTGTCTCAGCTCTTAAGGGAGAGCTACCTGGCCGAGGCCCGGGCCCAACAGCGTCACAGCGAAATGAGCCGCTCCGACGCGTCGTCGTCACGCCTTCAGATTTTTGGCTCGCTCAAAGGAAAGGCCGAAGACCCGACGGGGCTCCACGAGAGCCAATTGCCGGACTTGTCGGCGTTCCTCAGCCAAGAAGAGCTGGATAAGAGCGTGAACTTGGCCCGCCAGGCCATCGGACATGAGCCCCGTGACGAGAGGGTAGAGGTCAAAGCCGCCGTGGCTCCAAATGCCTCGGCATCCATTGCTTCATCTACGACGTCCTCGGTTCACCTCACAAAGACCCCTCCGGTTCCTTACGTGCCCTCCGCCATGAAGCCTTTTGCACCGCCAGTCGATTTCCCAGCAACACAACCGAAGCTAGCACTGGACAGAAAGCCACAGGCGGCCTCCATGCGCCAGGAGAACAGCATGAGGAACAATAGCGAAGGTCTAAACCACTTGAACAAGTCAACCAGGAACTCCCCATTTGGGGCGGAGACCCAGTCCAAGAAGGAGTTCCTTAACAAGGCGGCCGACTTCATTGAAGAACTCTCGTCTCTCTTCAAGGCAAACACCTCGAAACGGATACGACCGAGGGCGTGCAAAGCCCATCGGAGTCGGAACCAGAACAAGAGCCAAAACGATGGAACAATTTACTCCGACGACTCAGATAGCAGAGAGCGCTCGGCCATGCCTACAGACCTGGATGAGGACGGGCCAGATCCCGATGTTAGCCACCAGCCAGAGATCCAGCTAGACTCAGGGATTGGTCATGTGGAGTTAGAGGACAGTAGGACTACTGAGGCGCAGCAGTTTGACTCCAAAGAGTTGGAGATGCCCGAAAGCTTCATTTTGACACAAGCTCAGCCGCGTGCAGATGAGCCATCAACTGAGCCACCTCATTTTATCCAAAAACTGAAAAGCAGAGAAGTTCTGGAGGGTAGCAAAGTCCAGTTAGACTGCATTGTCAGAGGACAGCCTACACCTGAAGTCCG GTGGTTCTGTGAGGGCAAGGAGTTGGAGAACAGCCCTGACATCCAGATCATCACCAATGGTGAGCTGCACTCTCTGATCATCACAGAGGCTTTTGAGGAGGACACCGGACGTTACTCCTGCTTCGCATCCAACTTTTACGGAACTGACTCTACCTCAGCTGAGATTTATATCGAAG GTGCATCCTCTTCAGACTCTGAGGGGGAACTACACTTTGA CCTACAGGGCAACGAACCAAACTCCAAACCACTTTCAAGCCAAATCCCCACAGAAGTTAGAGACTCCTCAACAAATCAAACCGCCGGGGAACCAGCAGAGGAGCTCAGCACCCTTGTGAACCAGAAACTCCCAGTTCCTGTCCAGACGATAACCAACTCACCTCCAAGCCCAGAACTTTCTCAATCATCAGCAGCTTACCCAGAAGAGACTGAAACAAAAGACCTCACAGAGGGTCAGTTGCTATCCGGGGCTGCTTTGCTAACAGCCACACCGCAGCTTTTAAACCAGCCGCTCCCCAACGCAGCTCAATCGGCTCAACCTGAG AATCAAACATCTAGCTTCAACCTCCTGCAAGGTTTCAACGGGCAAGCCACCATGGCCGCCCCTGTTTTTACAAAG AATCTGCAAGACCTGGTGGCTTCAGAAGGGCAGCTGATAGTGTTAGAGTGCCGTGTGAAGGGAGTGCCGTCCCCTCGAGTGGACTGGTACAAGGAGGCCAAAATCATTGAAGACTCCCCTGATTTTAGAATCCTTCAGAAAA AGCCCAGGTCTCCAACAGAATCAG AGGAAATATGTACACTGGTCATCGCGGAGGTCTTTAGTGAAGATTCGGGGATGTTTACTTGCACTGCAAGCAACGCTTATGGAGTAACGTCCAGTACCGCAACATTAAAGGTCAAAG gtaaCAGTGTTAACAACCATGCAATTAAACCTTTTTGCACTTTAACTGTGGAGCCCACTCGAGTCCAACAACCTTCCACGTCGGATTTCACCATCCCTCCTGTAAAAGCTCAAACTGAGATTGCCCTGACCAATAACATCAAGCCGCACTCCAGCACCATCCGTCTGGATCCGTTAGTCAATAACACCGTCCGTTTGGACCCCTTAAACACCAGCACCCTTCGTCTGCACCCCAACAACTCCAGCATGCTTCGTCCGGACACCTTGCGTACCGGCCTGCACGATCTGGACTCCAACAGCTTGTCCAGTAGTCCCAGTCTCAACCCTCGCAGTGTTAGCACCCCCAATTTAGACCCGCTCGCACTTCATCAGGAGAACACAGGACAGCTGGCCCCACACCCCAAAGCCTTCACTGGACTACCTGCGGTTGAAGAGGAAGCATCGGGTCCTGACGTCAGTTCCAATCACAAGGCAGGCTCTCACCATCACTATCTCCCCAACCCACCTCCTAACTCCTGCCTCAAGTCAGGGGTCTTGACAAACCACAAAGACTCACGCTCCAGCTCAAGAGTCGGTCTGCGTGTACATTTCAAACTACCTGaggatgaggaggcggagccaaaTGACACATCTGCTCCACTTTATGAAGACACTTCTGATGCATCGGTCAACAAAGGACCGCCGCCAGTGCTGGCAAAACCCAAGCT GGACCCGGTGCAGCTCCAGCTCCTTCACAACCAGGTTCTTATGGAGCAGCAACAGGAGGATGAACCCCAGACCCAAAGCCACAATCAGCCTTCATTCCAGGTTAAGCCAGAGACCTCAAATTCTCACGAAGGTTCATTCTGGTCCCTCAGAGAAAAACGCGATTCGCAGTCTTCCTACCTTAACAACAGCTCGCAGTCGACAGCCAAGTCTGGATCTCCCCACACCATGACGGCACCTTCAGTGAGTTCTGCTCCTGCAGTCAACACTCCTCTACGATCCTTTCCATCCACTCCCCAGGTTAAGACGACCTCCCTGGCGACGTTGCCTCCACCTATGCCGCAGCTAAACACAGCTCCGCCTCTCAGCGTGGCACCTTCGACCCAGATGAACACCATCCATGCCTCCCACCTCAACCTGTCCACGACAGTTGTTGCCAGATCAACACCCACACCGCAGTTTTCTTCCCAGCCGGTGTCAAATTTCAATTCAAGCTCGATAAATTCCACGGCTGCCTCACATCATGTCACGTCTCCGGCTGCTTTTCTGAGAAGCACCCACGCCTCCCTCATGAATCTAACCGCAACCTCACAGGCTTTCAACTATACCCGACCTAAAGAGTTCATCACGGCTCAAACCTTCTCACCCGTCCGGAGTCCCTCTCCAACTGAATCTCCAGTCCCGCTTCTCCACGAACTGGCAGCTGAGCTCAACTCCTCCTTGGCCAATTTGCCATTCTCTCCACCGACCAGGACCTTCCCCACAAGAGTGCTCCAGTCTCCAACGAGCCCATCATTCATATCGTCACCCACGCCGGGCTCAGCGCCAACCTTAAACAACGCGTACGCCTTCAGAGCCCAGTCACCTCCGCAGGCTTCCTCGCCCACCTCTGGCAACTCCTCACCGAGCCCCATCCAAAACCCTGTGGCTTTCCTGAGCTCCATCCTTCCTTCCCTGAGTCCGTCTCAGCCTACCAACTCCATGGGCCTTCCCAAAGGGGCACCTTTAGG GTTGAAAAAGAAGACACCGAAGACGCGGCTCCCGCCAACAGAAAACATTCGCGAGAGCAAAGAAGCCGTTCTTTACGACCTTGAGAAAAAGCTGCAATGTCAAGAAGATCTTCCCATTTTTGCCTATCAGCAG gagtacAAAGTTTCCAATTTTGAGCAGAGATTAATGAGCGAGATAGAGTTCCGCTTAGAGCGAACACCGGTGGAGGAGTCAGACGATGACGTGCAACACGACGACGTCCCGTCAGGCAAATGTATTGCGCCCATTTTTGACAAAAAACTCAAGAACTACAAGGCCATGGAGGGAGTCCCTGTGACTTTCTCCTGCAAAGTTGTCGGCATCCCCGTACCTAAG GTATACTGGTTCAAGGATGGGAAGCAGATCTTGAGGAAGAATAttcattataaaaaaataagagaagGTGATGGGACGTGTGCTTTACATATAGAGTCCACAACAGCTGATGACGATGGAAACTACACAATCATGGCAGCAAATCCTCAG GGACGAATGAGCTGTTCGGGTCATTTGATAATCCAAACAGGACCACCCCGAAACAGATTGACCCCCATTAACTCTCAGAG GGTACGAACCCGTGTACAGGAAGTTGAGGGAGAGCAAACCCATGAGCGTTTTTTCCGGCCTCACTTTGTACAGGCGCCAGGGGACATGGTTGCCCATGAGGGGAGGGTGTGCAGACTCGACTGTAAG GTGAGTGGTCTGCCCAACCCTGAACTCATGTGGTTGGTCAATGGTAGGCCCATCTATCCAGATCTTTACCATAAGATGCTGGTGCGAGAAAATGGCGTCCACTCTTTGATCATTGACCCCCTGACACAGAGAGATGCTGGCACGTATACCTGCATTGCTAGCAACAAAGCAGGGCAAAGTTCCTTCAGTCTAGAACTCAAAGTTGTGG agAAAGAGATGAAACAACCTCCCCAGTTTGTGGAAAAATTGCAGAACATGGGAATCCCTGAAGGGAACCCTGTCCGGATGGAGTGTCGAGTGACGGGCGTGCCCCACCCGGTTATATTCTGGAAAAAAGACAACGACACCCTTCCCAGGACACAGAGTAGAATGAG